One window from the genome of Podospora pseudocomata strain CBS 415.72m chromosome 6, whole genome shotgun sequence encodes:
- a CDS encoding hypothetical protein (EggNog:ENOG503P4TQ; COG:S), producing MVSLGVALGLRAAPLTVIIPNYAPFFLGLHFFFAYGLLSSRTLKQWYGIDHNVSPRYDLAKYGDAAVASGKITQKQLDMLKRNESAHANAVENYAFFAGAVCLATAAGVDRTLINRAGLTYTVARVAYGAVYILIDHPQWSQIRGITWWIGNLSCFYLLYKAGGELNSLSN from the coding sequence ATGGTATCTCTCGGTGTTGCCCTCGGCCTTCGGGCTGCCCCGCTTACTGTCATCATACCGAATTACGCGCCCTTTTTCCTGGGCTTGCACTTCTTCTTTGCGTACGGCCTTCTGTCTTCACGCACGCTCAAACAGTGGTACGGCATCGATCACAATGTGTCGCCCCGCTATGATCTTGCCAAGTACGGGGACGCTGCCGTTGCCTCGGGCAAGATCACACAGAAACAACTCGATATGCTCAAACGCAACGAGTCGGCCCACGCAAATGCCGTCGAGAACTACGCTTTCTTTGCTGGCGCCGTGTGCTTAGCTACCGCCGCTGGTGTTGACAGAACCCTGATCAACCGTGCCGGGTTGACCTACACAGTTGCACGCGTGGCGTACGGCGCTGTGTACATCCTCATAGACCACCCACAGTGGAGTCAGATCCGTGGTATCACTTGGTGGATCGGCAATCTCAGCTGTTTCTACCTGCTTTAcaaagcaggaggagagctcAATTCGTTGTCAAACTAG
- a CDS encoding hypothetical protein (COG:O; MEROPS:MER0018285; EggNog:ENOG503P679) produces MRNPPESINHLLDTLTNNPSSPSLRIHFPTETVSSPGQHLSTTTSATPPSFSVSASALHNLKFPNNDLSPVSSHTSDPDDDTNKSSTSTKNEDQSDINPLTIPRFLITTLDLDPPFPSFPVLGPILHGMQADLALSTSFTGEDDIDTDKQFIPLERDTRFNLGEDDIGEVARYMGPSPPGWSEPHRYVCLMWQQPEGVTGDKIREEMGWGGARDGKIGAWERVRFDQGGFEERFGLGEVVAGNYFVC; encoded by the coding sequence ATGCGCAATCCCCCCGAAagcatcaaccacctcctcgacaccctcactaacaacccctcctccccctccctccgcatCCACTTCCCCACCGAAACAGTCTCCTCCCCAGGCCagcacctctccaccaccacctccgcaacccccccttccttctccgtctcggcctcggccctccacaacctcaaatTCCCCAACAACGACCtctcccccgtctcctcccACACCTCCGACCCTGACGACGACACAaacaaatcctccacctccaccaaaaatGAAGACCAATCTGACATaaaccccctcaccatcccccgcTTCCtaatcaccaccctcgacctcgacccccccttcccttcttttccagTCCTGGGCCCAATCCTCCACGGCATGCAGGCCGACCTGGCATTGTCGACTTCTTTCACGGGCGAGGATGACATTGACACAGACAAGCAGTTTATCCCTCTGGAGCGGGACACTAGGTTCAACCTAGGTGAGGATGACATAGGGGAAGTGGCGCGGTACATGGGCCCTTCCCCGCCGGGGTGGAGCGAGCCGCATCGCTATGTTTGTCTGATGTGGCAGCAGCCCGAGGGGGTGACTGGAGACAAAAtcagggaggagatggggtgggggggcgcgagggatgggaagattggggcgtgggagagggtgaggtttgaTCAGGGGGGTTTCGAGGagaggtttgggttgggggaggtggtggcggggaaTTATTTTGTTTGTTGA
- a CDS encoding hypothetical protein (EggNog:ENOG503NUGQ; COG:C), with the protein MFPANQPLVSPQPRPLCLFSPRHILSHLTCTEPYPCVFPLLSHLKQITMAKDDREFRILICGGGVAGLTLANALEQASIPYLLLERRPDLAPQVGASIGIFSSGARILDQLGAWDRIEKEAERINLLTARRADGSVICEDRSTELILARTGYCTAWGERQVLLRGLVNNIRDKSRLLTGRNVVEVRHDLDKGVRVVCDDGEEFEGDVLVGCDGVNSLVRGRMWELAGVVERERESLFADHNTLFGIAYGVEGLTSGHLDTSYNIGRVGMTIVADEGKVYWFAGERLSRRYHHGEIPQFNEQEVQSFLARNGDLILRPDPNRLTLADLWKKTVVHRLVSIEQGRFKLWHWGRITCAGDSIHKSTPNLGVGGNIAIESAAALANGIKKLADKCARTGQLRPSPDDIQKMLAEYQQERETRAAAVVDASGFLTQAHCMQTAYSRFFVNWLLPNFGELIAELFHHVMIGATKIDYLPLPKRSLMVTAPFNPTMGDGRRESRFERALFALPLFLMSCLAFWIMNVGVPEQWAKEQRDGGFIAVDNTLVPVLRSFYGWRSLDETMAWVNMIFVPGMYGTSEEGRRHMITFLFEGLPFFTIWLLESTRRANALTILQLPNLFLTLCQLMGVGIIGPFYLYLHYILSPIESFAARDKRLTNTRWSYTALPAILLAYLTPLIGFLFSPDLPQRQSWLFIWQPFPIWTALAMLTLSRLFSDTVNQDKINNFTKDLPVLRIYIGLGSIIAAAAHVWGRNGGVDPAHWGLFFPGGIPRHYGDLTSFAVNFLKWDYLFGFGSHIVWLGYLFWDLRQAGMLREGWGNVMGLVVAGLVTVGPGATIGGAWVFREGVLAKRWHKDAVTVESVGRLHGGSK; encoded by the exons ATGTTCCCAGCCAACCAGCCTCTTGTCTCACCTCAGCCTCGGCCTTTATGTCTCTTTTCTCCACGTCATATACTTAGTCACCTAACCTGCACCGAACCGTATCCTTGTGTGTTCCCTCTTTTATCACATCTCAAACAAATCACCATGGCAAAGGACGACCGCGAATTCCGCATCCTCATCTGCGGAGGCGGAGTTGCTGGCCTCACTCTAGCAAATGCGCTTGAG CAAGCCTCCATCCCCTATCTCCTCCTCGAACGCCGCCCCGACCTCGCTCCCCAGGTCGGCGCCTCAATCGGCATCTTCAGCTCGGGCGCGCGCATCCTCGACCAGCTCGGGGCATGGGACCGCATTGAGAAAGAAGCCGAGCGGATCAACCTGCTTACTGCCCGTCGAGCAGACGGGAGCGTGATTTGCGAGGACAGGAGTACTGAGCTGATCCTGGCGAGGACGGGGTACTGCACTGCGTGGGGGGAGCGGCAGGTTTTGCtgcgggggttggtgaataACATCAGGGACAAGAGCAGGTTGTTGACGGGGAGGaatgtggtggaggtgaggcaTGATTTGGAcaagggggtgagggttgtttgtgatgacggggaggagtttgagggggatgttCTGGTGGGGTGTGATGGGGTTAATAgtttggtgagggggaggatgtgggagttggcgggggtggtggaacgggagagggaga GTTTGTTCGCTGACCATAACACGCTGTTTGGCATTGCGTACGGGGTGGAAGGGCTGACGTCTGGGCATCTGGATACATCGTACAATATCGGCCGTGTTGGAATGACGATTGTTGCCGACGAGGGAAAGGTGTACTGGTTCGCAGGAGAGCGTCTCTCCCGAAGATACCACCATGGCGAAATTCCACAATTCAACGAACAAGAAGTCCAATCCTTCCTCGCCCGCAACGGcgacctcatcctccgccCAGACCCCAACCGTCTCACCCTCGCGGACCTCTGGAAAAAAACCGTCGTCCACCGCCTCGTCTCGATCGAACAAGGAAGATTCAAACTCTGGCACTGGGGGCGAATCACCTGCGCAGGAGACAGCATCCACAAGTCGACCCCCAACTTGGGAGTTGGTGGAAACATTGCCATCGAAAGCGCAGCCGCACTGGCCAATGggatcaagaagctggctgaCAAATGCGCCCGGACGGGACAGCTGCGTCCCTCGCCGGATGACATCCAAAAAATGCTCGCCGAGTACCAACAGGAACGGGAAACACGGGCAGCTGCGGTTGTGGACGCGTCAGGCTTCTTGACACAAGCCCACTGCATGCAGACGGCTTATTCTCGATTCTTTGTTAACTGGCTGCTCCCCAACTTTGGAGAGCTGATTGCCGAACTTTTTCATCACGTTATGATCGGAGCGACGAAGATTGATTACTTGCCGCTGCCGAAACGATCACTCATGGTGACCGCACCGTTCAACCCGACcatgggggatgggaggagggagagcaggTTCGAGAGGGCGTTGTTTGCTCTGCCGTTGTTTTTGATGTCGTGTCTTGCTTTTTGGATCATGAATGTGGGAGTGCCGGAGCAGTGGGCGAAAGAGCAGCGTGATGGGGGTTTTATCGCTGTTGACAACACTTTGGTTCCGGTGCTGCGGTCGTTTTATGGCTGGAGGAGTCTTGACGAGACGATGGCGTGGGTGAATATGATCTTTGTGCCGGGTATGTACGGCACATCGGAAGAAGGCCGCCGGCATATGATCACCTTTCTGTTTGAGGGCCTGCCCTTCTTTACGATCTGGCTGCTGGAGTCGACACGGCGGGCGAATGCGCTTACTATCTTGCAACT gcccaacctcttcctcaccctctgcCAACTCATGGGCGTGGGCATCATCGGCCCCTTCTACCTCTACCTCCACtacatcctctcccccatcgaATCCTTCGCCGCCCGCGACAAGCGCCTGACCAACACCCGCTGGTCGTACACCGCCCTCCctgccatcctcctcgcctaCCTCACCCCCCTAATCGggttcctcttctcccctgacctcccccaacgccaGTCCTGGCTGTTCATCTGGCAACCCTTCCCCATCTGGACCGCACTGGCAATGCTCACCCTCTCCAGACTATTCAGCGACACCGTCAACCAAGACAAGAtcaacaacttcaccaaAGACCTCCCCGTTCTTCGAATTTACATCGGCTTGGGGAGTATCATAGCAGCAGCGGCACATGTATGGGGGAGAAACGGCGGGGTTGACCCGGCACACTGGGGGTTGTTTTTCCCGGGAGGGATCCCGAGACATTACGGGGATTTGACCTCGTTCGCGGTCAATTTTCTAAAGTGGGATTACCTTTTCGGTTTTGGGAGCCACATTGTCTGGTTGGGGTATTTGTTTTGGGATTTGAGACAGGCGGGcatgttgagggaggggtgggggaatgtgatggggttggtggtggctgggttggtgaCTGTGGGGCCGGGGGCGACGATTGGGGGGGCGTGGGTGTttagggagggggttttggcgaAGAGGTGGCATAAGGATGCGGTGACGGTGGAGAGTGTAGGGAGGCTGCATGGGGGGAGTAAGTAG
- a CDS encoding hypothetical protein (EggNog:ENOG503Q4VY; COG:I; MEROPS:MER0030934): MSDLHLDSPGHETCTKPSASKMRWSTTIIFLATALAPGAQCLFTGGGLTILSQNNLDGAENDKSAAILINQPSPNYAAAMACQLLGEETWDPKKSKFTTTLARSLPYQAYLGVVPRDQLYWVSKSNPNSDKCRAIDATGKTRNVDCSTELPTLCSQSARVSNQTVDDTQSNWQVQQFVGSKLVTGYRDLHAWKFRGLRFADPPRRFTYSKVANYGEDGEIDATKAGADCSQPIGEVTSGSSEDCLFANVWTPYLPRMAGQDAKKQLKPVMLYLYGGGLTSGSGKNPNTDGTNLASRGDVVVVSVNYRVGSLGFLNLNDDVHKGNYAISDMITALEWVNKYIKYFGGDPNKVTLFGESAGALGTHVVLSSPKAKGLFHRAILQSNPDGYPSPEKPVTPAIFYDTLAHNFETTTKNVLKDAGCLDAEDKVACLGKLSGFDLVNLPTNAYGIVQDGLYLTTPTLNFTSTLASKIPVMLGITRDEVGVMIDDPPAPNATFIQYFNTVAQKHFGLPANSTSLFSLPASTLALQNNEAAILNSTISLLSSLIFTCPSLAKAYSASRHGTFKDTYYFVFNRTYQMPGYSRDWCRPPSTNGYPKGILDMEYYKCHAGEQMIVFGTEARGGLPDRDGNDFAFERLVVDYWGAFARWGKPEFGKGYLEVRGFEGTRREVERLGRWEGVDWRRPKARVLQWGGRGGMVGFGELSGLCASLGVELTVLEG; encoded by the exons ATGTCAGACCTCCACCTCGACTCACCCGGCCACGAAACCTGTACCAAGCCATCAGCTTCAAAGATGCGTTGGTCAACGACAATCATATTTCTGGCCACGGCTCTGGCCCCGGGGGCACAGTGTCTGTTCACCGGGGGTGGTTTGACCATACTGTCACAGAACAATCTTGACG GTGCCGAAAATGACAAgtccgccgccatcctcatcaaccagccCAGTCCCAACTAtgccgccgccatggcctGTCAGCTGCTCGGAGAAGAGACATGGGACCCTAAGAAGTCCAAATTCACCACCACGTTGGCGAGGTCATTGCCCTATCAAGCATACCTTGGAGTGGTCCCACGGGACCAGCTCTACTGGGTTTCCAAGAGCAACCCCAACTCTGATAAGTGTCGGGCCATTGATGCCACAGGCAAGACTCGCAATGTTGATTGCTCCACCGAGTTACCTACCCTCTGTTCCCAGTCAGCCCGAGTGTCCAACCAGACCGTCGATGACACCCAATCCAACTGGCAAGTCCAGCAGTTTGTTGGTTCGAAACTGGTGACCGGTTACCGTGACCTACACGCCTGGAAGTTCCGCGGCCTGCGCTTTGCCGACCCACCGAGGCGGTTCACCTACTCCAAAGTCGCCAATTACGGAGAGGACGGCGAGATTGACGCCACCAAGGCCGGAGCAGACTGCTCGCAACCCATCGGCGAAGTCACCAGTGGCAGCAGCGAGGACTGCCTGTTTGCCAATGTCTGGACGCCTTACCTGCCGCGTATGGCCGGCCAAGATGCCAAGAAACAGTTGAAACCTGTCATGCTATATCTCTACGGCGGAGGCTTGACATCCGGTTCTGGAAAGAATCCAAACACGGATGGAACCAACCTTGCCTCCAGGGGCGATGTCGTGGTGGTGTCTGTCAACTACCGCGTCGGCTCGCTTGGTTTCTTGAACCTGAATGATGATGTCCACAAGGGAAACTACGCCATCTCAGACATGATTACTGCCTTGGAGTGGGTCAACAAGTACATCAAGTACTTTGGCGGTGACCCGAACAAAGTGACCTTATTCGGAGAGTCTGCAGGTGCTTTGGGCACTCATGTCGTCCTCAGCTCGCCAAAGGCAAAGGGTCTATTTCACCGTGCTATCCTACAGTCCAACCCAGATGGATACCCAAGCCCGGAAAAGCCTGTCACCCCTGCCATTTTCTACGACACACTGGCCCACAACTTTGAGACGACCACCAAGAACGTGTTGAAAGACGCCGGCTGTTTGGATGCAGAAGACAAAGTTGCCTGTCTCGGAAAGCTAAGCGGCTTCGACCTCGTCAATCTGCCGACCAACGCCTA CGGTATCGTCCAAGACGGTCtctacctcaccaccccaaccctcaactTCACCTCCACTCTGGCCTCCAAGATTCCCGTCATGCTAGGCATCACCCGCGACGAAGTCGGCGTCATGATTGACGACCCCCCGGCCCCCAACGCAACCTTCATCCAGTACTTCAACACCGTCGCCCAGAAGCACTTTGGCCTCCCCGCCAACTCCACCTCCCTGTTCTCCCTCCCGGCGAGCACTctcgccctccaaaacaacGAAGCCGCCATACTCAACAGCACCATCTCCCTTCTCTCCTCGTTAATCTTcacctgcccctccctcgccaaagccTACAGCGCCTCCCGCCACGGCACCTTCAAAGACACGTACTATTTTGTCTTCAACCGGACCTACCAGATGCCGGGGTACTCCCGTGATTGGTGTCGACCTCCTAGCACCAACGGGTACCCTAAGGGGATTTTGGATATGGAGTATTACAAGTGTCATGCGGGGGAGCAAATGATTGTTTTTGGGACTGAGGCTAGGGGAGGGTTGCCGGATAGGGATGGTAACGACTTTGCTTTTGAgcggttggtggttgattaCTGGGGGGCGTTTGCGCGGTGGGGGAAGCCCGAGTTTGGAAAGGGGTATTtggaggtgagggggtttgaggggacgaggagggaggtggagaggttgggacGGTGGGAGGGTGTGGATTGGAGGCGGCCAaaggcgagggtgttgcagtggggtgggaggggggggatggttgggtttggggagttGAGTGGTTTGTGTgcgagtttgggggtggagttGACTGTGTTGGAGGGTTGA
- a CDS encoding hypothetical protein (EggNog:ENOG503PQVS), which translates to MGQKQSSVPATFFCPNTGEELENPLGLCTHCQAAHDIIWQSVFICPNTGYRIDTLSRRPDKECPSCFQMHQPYSKRVYICPVTGAQIPHPKETGGKCQKCKRSHEDNSTPMTSKEAVMARGLRD; encoded by the exons ATGGGACAAAAGCAATCCAGTGTGCCG GCAACCTTTTTCTGCCCCAACACgggcgaggagctcgagaacCCTCTCGGCCTCTGCACCCACTGCCAGGCCGCCCACGACATCATCTGGCAGTCTGTCTTCATATGCCCCAATACAGGCTACAGAATAGACACTCTTTCTCGACGACCCGACAAAGAATGCCCCTCTTGCTTTCAGATGCACCAGCCATACAGCAAGCGAGTCTACATCTGTCCAGTCACCGGCGCCCAAATCCCACATCCCAAAGAGACGGGCGGGAAATGCCAAAAGTGCAAACGTAGCCACGAAGACAACTCGACGCCCATGACCAGCAAGGAGGCCGTGATGGCGAGGGGCCTGAGAGATTGA
- a CDS encoding hypothetical protein (EggNog:ENOG503PQHA; COG:S) yields the protein MLSTAIFRGLLVSALAVAGASAECTRFIEAYEGDTCAILAEIAGITVTQFLRSNPSVTSCSQLVTGGLYCIEGIADSGPTASASRTTSAAPTSSSPVRLTVSQDGTCGSGVTCTGSSFGNCCSQFGFCGSSADYCLSDGCQRGFGSCGAGGISSASSAPITPGPTASVTVTVTSVVAVTRTSIVSQTNTATVTTTVPQTVVATRTITNTVPATAFTTQTVRVTSTTTLTTGATAIVTRTVDLTLTSIVTRTATVPVTATLTTVITNLVEVTVTSTRSSTTTTTTTRTVQTVVPVTQTLTTILTSVSVSTRVLTSTAIVTSGTCGTPTTRAPATTTTPSGSRPTLPGTPSNCKNLAVITLNDTCRSLASRANLTLLQFYDLNPSINCDQLWEGYYVCVGR from the exons ATGCTTTCTACGGCGATCTTCAGGGGCCTCCTGGTCTCTGCTCTGGCTGTTGCGGGGGCTTCGGCAGAATGTACTCGATTCATCGAGGCCTATGAGGGAGACACATGTGCCATCCTGGCTGAGATCGCCGGCATCACCGTGACTCAGTTCCTCCGGTCCAATCCTTCAGTGACGAGCTGTTCGCAGCTGGTTACTGGTGGTTTATATTGCATCGAGGGAATTGCCGACAGTGGCCCTACAGCTTCGGCATCACGGACGACATCTGCTGCCCctacctcttcttctccggtACGCCTCACCGTCAGCCAGGATGGCACTTGTGGCTCGGGCGTGACCTGCACCGGATCGAGCTTCGGAAACTGCTGCTCGCAATTTGGCTTTTGCGGTAGTTCGGCTGATTACTGCTTGTCAGATGGCTGCCAAAGAGGTTTTGGCTCTTGCGGTGCCGGCGGTATCTCTTCTGCCAGCAGTGCTCCCATCACGCCGGGGCCTACCGCTTCAGTCACTGTCACTGTCACGTCCGTTGTAGCCGTCACCCGCACTTCGATCGTCTCCCAGACCAACACAGCTACTGTTACGACCACTGTACCACAGACGGTCGTTGCTACCAggaccatcaccaacaccgttCCGGCCACGGCCTTTACAACCCAGACAGTTCGcgtcacctccaccactacTCTCACCACTGGTGCCACCGCCATTGTGACCCGAACGGTCGACCTCACCTTGACTAGCATCGTAACACGCACAGCCACAGTTCCAGTCACCGCCACGCTAACAAcagtcatcaccaacctggTGGAGGTCACCGTCACGTCAACCAGATCCTCCACGAccacgacaacaaccacgagAACAGTTCAGACTGTCGTACCGGTAACGCAGACACTGACAACTATTCTAACCAGTGTCTCAGTCTCGACCAGGGTGTTGACCAGCACGGCAATTGTCACAAGCGGGACATGCGGAACGCCGACGACAAGAGCGCCAGCTACGACGACAACCCCGAGTGGAAGTCGGCCAACGCTACCCGGAACACCCAGTAACT GCAAGAACTTGGCCGTCATTACCCTGAACGACACTTGCCGCAGCTTGGCCTCGAGGGCGAATTTGACACTGCTTCAGTT CTACGACCTCAACCCATCC ATCAACTGTGACCAATTGTGGGAGGGGTATTATGTGTGCGTGGGGAGATAA
- a CDS encoding hypothetical protein (EggNog:ENOG503PFT2) — MMAMALPNLQYSDLPEAVHRQHDFPEVVAEDAPQAVERSGETAKYLAYANVQSLESSIDTTSAKEPPERRILGLKRKTIFILSIIGAVILIVAIVGIALGVTISQRKSPPSQEINIDDSLSPNATDNSPPAPPPSQPSINLTALPSNISPLSSLASANYTDPKTSIVHLHVYSQLPPPSNSLLVSIWNSTARIWTTYSLSALLPSTYDLLPGTPISAYVYTNPAFQAGVMVLTTDHVLHQFVTSDVTMKNWRHGGVGQGDAILTVGRENKNFQVLRPQCGTGEDCKWLFPPSAVGYQDGEGTVRVFNMKVMRGFEVGKGREGTELGLVSLVRAGGEGGFNVSDIYWRVVFVPEGGRELKGWTAGKEMVGESDSLGDMPSTPASHNMAAFSYDLVNQMIVTLEDGGRRLGVRTLDGLAGNKWTLAREEDDPAGLGDQKGEVRFTAITGNPEKRVFGMVNGNIHEWRFSSGRPRSWEYVGRVSTSPVLTG, encoded by the exons ATGATGGCAATGGCGCTGCCAAATCTCCAGTACTCCGATCTGCCCGAGGCGGTTCACCGACAGCATGACTTCCCCGAGGTAGTCGCGGAGGATGCTCCCCAGGCGGTCGAGCGAAGCGGAGAGACGGCCAAATACCTTGCCTACGCCAATGTTCAAAGCCTCGAAAGCAGCATCGACACAACCTCGGCCAAAGAACCTCCAGAACGACGCATCCTCGGCCTGAAGCGAAAAACCATTTTCATCCTGTCCATAATCGGCGCGGTCATTCTCATTGTTGCCATCGTGGGCATAGCCCTCGGCGTGACAATCTCCCAACGaaaatcccctccctcccaagaGATCAACATTGAcgactccctctcccccaacgccaccgacaactccccaccagcaccaccaccatcccaaccctccatcaacctcaccgccctcccctccaacatctcccccctctcctccctcgcctcagCAAACTACACCGACCCCAAAACAAGCATCGTCCACCTCCACGTCTactcccaactcccacccccctccaactcccttTTGGTGTCCATCTGGAACTCCACCGCCCGCATCTGGACAACAtactccctctccgccctcctcccctcaaccTACGACCTCCTGCCCGGCACACCCATCTCAGCATACGTGTACACCAACCCAGCCTTTCAAGCCGGCGTCATGgtcctcaccaccgaccacGTCCTCCACCAATTCGTCACTTCGGATGTTACCATGAAGAACTGGCGACATGGTGGTGTGGGGCAGGGGGATGCTATACTGAcggtggggagggaaaacaaaaacttTCAGGTTTTGAGACCGCAGTGCGGGACTGGGGAGGATTGTAAATGGCTTTTTCCGCCTAGTGCGGTTGGTTATCAAGACGGAGAGGGAACGGTGAGGGTTTTCAACATGAAGGTTatgagggggtttgaggtgggcaaggggagggaggggacggaACTGGGGCTGGTGAGTTTGGTGAgggctggtggggagggggggtttaATGTTAGTGATATTTattggagggtggtgtttgtgcctgagggggggagggaattAAAGGGGTGGACGGCGGGGAAGGAGAtggttgggg AGAGTGATTCATTGGGGGACATGCCCTCTACTCCGGCTTCGCATAACATGGCGGCGTTTTCGTACGACTTGGTGAATCAGATGATTGTGAcgttggaggatggggggaggaggctcgGGGTGAGGAcgttggatgggttggcCGGAAACAAATGGACGTTGgcgagagaggaggatgatccggctgggttgggggatcAGAAGGGCGAGGTGCGGTTTACCGCTATCACTGGGAATCCGGAAAAGAGGGTGTTTGGCATGGTGAATGGCAATATCCATGAGTGGCGGTTTTCGAGcgggaggccgaggagtTGGGAGTATgtggggagggtgtcgaCTTCGCCTGTTTTGACGGGGTGA
- a CDS encoding hypothetical protein (EggNog:ENOG503P0CU; COG:Q) translates to MGVLKPDEDLTGLAPANLLHTITTFLTAHYLLLTLSFLFLRALVKRYASPLRKYPGPVLASISRLWKVKSVASGRTHLEHIDLHRKYGPVVRIAPNEVSVSSPEAARTLLSAGKRFFKTDFYGVFPPPENPDIFTETREDVHAMKKRVANVPYSMAAMQQLSPFIDDTIELLATKINNHIESSPDGEFDLGDYLHYFAFDVLGEVAFSRSFGFLKEGRDVDNAIKTIDNSQTYNGIVGQVPELDFLLRRNPLWQFVPWLSTKNALITRMALEEMGRRQPFDKDRGGGLRGGVGVDGRRDLMASLIQGHLRDKERFGVGDVFAVAHGAIFAGSDSTASTMQSFFWHILDSKPVYQALLREIENAVNTGVIPAEGNITWNQSQSLDYLQACLKEAMRVRPAVGLNITRLVPPEGAELDGHFFPGGTTIAANGWVLHRDKETFGQDADDFRPERWLEDEEKAKKMERYMFQFGGGSHLCIGRNLALLEINKVIPRLLRDYRFELAHPGQPLKANASFFVVQSGLEVFIKKA, encoded by the exons ATGGGTGTCCTCAAACCCGACGAAGACTTGACCGGCCTCGCGCCagcaaacctcctccacaccatcaccacctttcTCACAGCGcactacctcctcctcaccctctccttcctcttcctccgcgcTCTCGTCAAGAGATATGCCTCCCCCCTGCGGAAGTACCCCGGTCCCGTCCTGGCATCCATCTCCCGGCTCTGGAAAGTGAAATCTGTCGCCTCGGGCCGGACCCATCTCGAACATATCGACCTGCACCGGAAATACGGCCCCGTCGTTCGCATCGCACCAAACGAAGTCTCGGTCTCGTCCcccgaggcggcgaggacgcTCCTGTCAGCAGGGAAGAGATTTTTCAAGACGGATTTCTACGGGGTCTTCCCCCCGCCGGAGAACCCTGATATTTTCACCGAAACGAGGGAGGACGTCCACGCTATGAAGAAGCGGGTGGCGAACGTGCCGTACAGCATGGCGGCGATGCAGCAGCTGTCGCCGTTTATTGACGATACCATCGAGCTCTTGGCGACGAAAATCAACAACCATATCGAGTCGTCGCCCGATGGAGAGTTTGATTTGGGGGATTATTTGCACTATTTTGCGTTTGATGTGCTGGGAGAGGTGGCGTTTTCGAGGTCGTTTGGGTTTTTGAAAGAGGGGAGGGATGTGGACAACGCGATCAAGACGATTGATAACAGTCAGACGTATAATGGGATTGTGGGGCAGGTTCCGGAGTTGGATTTTTTGTTGCGGAGGAATCCGCTTTGGCAGTTTGTGCCTTGGTTGAGTACCAAGAACGCGTTGATTACGAGGATGgcgctggaggagatggggaggcgGCAGCCGTTTGATAAGGatagggggggtgggttgaggggcggggttggggtggacgggaggagggatttgatGGCTAGTTTGATACAGGGGCATTTGAGGGATAAGGAAaggtttggggtgggggatgttTTTGCTGTGGCTCATGGGGCCAT CTTTGCGGGATCGGACTCGACGGCGTCGACGATGCAGAGCTTCTTTTGGCATATTTTGGATTCGAAGCCGGTTTACCAGGCGTTGCTGAGGGAGATTGAGAACGCGGTGAACACGGGGGTAATCCCGGCCGAGGGGAATATCACCTGGAATCAGTCGCAGAGTTTGGATTACTTGCAGGCCTGTCTCAAGGAAGCGATGAGGGTGAGGCCGGCGGTGGGGCTCAACATTACGAGATTGGTCCCGCCTGAGGGTGCGGAGCTGGATGGACATTTCTTCCCTGGAGGCACCACCATCGCGGCGAACGGGTGGGTGCTACATCGTGATAAGGAGACGTTTGGGCAAGATGCAGACGATTTCAGACCTGAGCGGTGgttggaggacgaggagaaagcgaagaagatggagaggtaTATGTTTCAG TTTGGGGGTGGAAGCCATCTGTGTATTGGGCGGAACTTGGCGCTTCTGGAAATCAACAAGGTGATTCCACGGTTGTTGAGGGACTACAGGTTTGAGCTGGCGCACCCGGGCCAACCGCTCAAGGCCAATGCGTCTTTCTTTGTGGTGCAATCAGGATTGGAGGTGTTTATCAAGAAGGCTTAG